The genomic region GCGCAGGTCAAACTTCTTCCCTCCAATCAGCAGAGGGTTGTCGATGTACAGAGAGATGACGTAGGCCTCCTTGCCGCTGTTTGCAGCTACAAACCTGATGGCAAAAACCAGGAAGCATCAGCAAATCACATGACAAAAACAATCATAACAACTTTGGGGATTTTTATCTGATAATGAAATCATCATTTCTTGGATTATACTTGACGTGGATAGCATTCAAAATATTTCACTCAAGAGAAGAGCGCTGCAGGGGTGACATCTGGTGGTACGCTTTTGTCAGTCTACTGAAACAATACTTTTTCACTCACTGAGTTGGTGGAACAGGTGCTTTTTGGTTAATGTTTACTAGAAGTGTAATAAATGAGAATACTTGACACCCAGCACATCTATGTAAAGACTCTCACAGGAAGTGTTATGACGATATATTGGGAAACTCACGATGAGGTGCGGCTGTCTCTGGACCATTTTTTGATCTGGGAGAGTTTGTTGATGAGGAAGATCCCTTTGCCCTGAGCCTTCCCACAGGGTTTCATGATCCACGTGCTGGATGGGTTCTTGCGGTACTCCTCCACAAAGAGATTATAATCGGCCGGGAGCATGAACGTCACAGGGACAAAATCTGCACAAATTAGAGCAAATAGTTGAGAATATTCAGCTTTGTGAAGAAAGATTTACTTTTGTACACTCAATCCTCGCGTCAAAACTCAGATGATacctaaataaatgtatttcccaTTCTCGTCCTTCTCTGCCAGCGGACTGCtttccttctccagctccttgcGGTAGCGTTTGATGTTCTTGATCATCAGGTCCTTCCTGGTCAGCTCGTAATGGTTGGGAAAGTGGTTAACCATCTGCTCGTCGGTCAGGCGGTAGCCGGTGTCCACGCTGAACACATTTCTGATGGTCTGGATGCTCATCCTACATGTGGGAACAAATAAACCTGAGTTATGGTGATCTGAAGAGACAGGGGCCTAGTAATAGGCTTGGTGATGTAATTATAACTCATTTCTGACATAAATAGGATCAACATGCACTCTATTTGAAGCCATTGAAAGTCATCGAGTACAGAGTAATTTAGGTACTTGTAGCAGAATGTACTAATTCAACAGAATggctcatttcagaataatatactgtacgttatattacaaatattcatttttaatgttgcagctggtaaaggacTTTTGcataatttgttttattatatacgCTGCTTAGTAGTTTGTGAAGACTACCAGTCTACTTTAtcttaatatataataaaacgcatgataaatgatttgttgattccatatgttttgtaatatttatcTGAATCTGAATATTCAAATTGAAGCAAAAGGATAATATTGGAAGTACCTtttaagtacctcaaaattgtactcgAGCGCAGTACTTGggttaatgtacttagttactgcTACCACTGCTCAGTCACTAGTAGTTAGCTACTTTCCTGATTCAAATTGTGCTAATAATACATATGAAAAAGGTttgaatattaaacaaaatgcacttttagaCTTTGGGATAAGAGGATCTAGAAGACAGTACAACATATACAGCAaacaatgatataaaacaaagacaacagaaatAGCCCCGCCACTTCTTAGGACTACTTCATTTGATTTATCTTACAAGTTAAGGAATAGATTGTCTTTTaataaaaccatttattttggatttatttgaattCCGTACCTTTGCTTCTATTTAACATTGTGATATTGGTAATTTTACACAGAAATAGGCGTTTTTTCTCACTACTGCATAAATGGTGCCTTGAAGAGTGTATAATACAACGTTTAATGTGTATAAGGTGTCTACCTACCAATAGAAATTCCAGTCATCGTTTTCGGTGACATGTATCCAATCCCTCTTCTCAAAGTTGTTGATGAGCACTGATTTCTCAATGTCCGTCACCCACTTCACCTTACCGGCCATGGTGCCTCCCTCTAGGGTGGAGCAGAAACAGGTAAACAGACAGGACTCAATAAAGATACTACAATGCACCAAGGTttgaaaaagtactcagatcttgcaccAGAgcgtaggaatactctgttactaGTGAAAGTCctaaaatcaaaaatgtactcaagtaaaagtacaacagtattagcatcaaaatacttaaagtaccagTATACAAGTTCAGTATGatataaatgtacatgtttttattacatttattgatgcattaatgtgaaATGAAAGCTGGTAAAAGTACTAGTTACACCTGGAGCTTAGTTACTCTAGGTTTGACGAAAGTCTAAGTGTTGATCATATTTGTGTCATTAATCCAAAAGTGCAAAGTAagtaaaggaacaaaataaacgtagtggagttaaagtacacaatttacatctgaattgtagtggagtagaagtacaaagtagaagtacaaagtagaaaccaattaaaatactcaagtagatTACAAGTACcacaaaattgtacttgagtaaatctactaagttactttacaccactgcaatGCAAAGATGTTACAGAGCACAGAGAAAGCATGCAGCTATCATGCAGCACAGCAGTCACCTACCTGCAGATGAATGTCAGGAAACAGCGAGTCATCAGCAGCAGCTAGCCGGCCAGCCTCCGTTAGCAGGCGGCTGGAAACACCCAGCACTGCTGCAGAGCATCACCCACACAGTGATGCAATCTCACCACACGGTCGTTAGCTGGCTAAACTCATACCGTAACACAGAGACCGGTTGTCAACACTGCTAATAGCACAAGCTAACATTAAATAACGGCATGCATGAGGTTTTACGGCTAACAAGCTAACCGTATATTTATTAATCCCGGGCGTTGTCGTGAAGATAGACACAGTGACGCCCACTTCAGttacttcacaataaaagccttaGTTATTGTAACGTAATCATAAAAGCttagaataacatttaattatattttaagagCTTTTTAAAGGAGAATTTCTCAAAAACGTTAAACGACGTCGGTGTGGGCTTGGTCTTTCCGGAAGAATATATAACCTAGCAACGGAGGACGCAGTGGTGTCATTGCAAGTGTCACTACCACCGTGTACCTGTAGGGGGCAGTGTAACTACGTTTAAACTACATTAAAGCCTAATGTTTAACTTAAACCATTGTGATCTATAATACATTCTGTAAATATACTACACAGCGTCAATATCAAGGCGAATCACTATcatttaagttaaagtaaaaggGTGAAATGTGTATTAATTACTGTGTTTATAGGGTTTTGGTACACAGCGTTCAAAATACCATTAATATTTTAAGGCAAGGCAGCTTTATTTGTAGGCTACAGCACATTCTATACACCAGTGCAATTCAATGTGCTTGACAGAGTTTTATAAATACTGCAAAGGTTTTACATTTGCAATTTAAAGTTATCTTATATAATATCCCAGGTCTGTGTTGTATGCTGAATGTTGCTTTGAAAGTAGGAGGTAGAAACATTTAGGATGTCATTCTGTaccttgttgtttttattttattggaagGTTGACGTTATCAACTATTATACATTACAAGAGTACAACTTGAATATGGTATGGatatgatgtattttatttgtacaagGTGGTTTTATTTGCTTAAAGAGTACATTGATTTGAGTACATGCACGGTTTTCTTTGGCTGATTGAATATTCCCATATTTTAGACCTTTCATGACTGATAGAATCGTAACATGTGTGTGGAAAGAACATTATACTTTTGAAACtagttatattttatatatcagGTCGATTCACCTCCAACTGTTTTCCACTTATTTATGGTCTGTCTGTCTTGCAATGACACGTGACGCTGATGTCTCGCTCCCTGGCGGTCAATGATCGCAGAACCAGGTAAAGGTGTGGTTAGTCTTATTGTGGCAGTTACCTGAGAGCAACAAGATTAAAGGACGCTGCTGTAAGTACAGGAAAAACACTTTTCgaatatgtatttattccaTTACCTAcctaacatttaaatgattatgtCTTTATATGTATTACAGGGCGGCGTCTACTTTAATCTACACAAAAGGTAggttttagtttcttttttattgtgcCTGCACCTGCTGTAGGCCTACTGTCCGGAGCATTTATATCCGTGTAATATATAATGACACTAATCAAACACGATGCAATACACTAGTTCATTTGTAAATGTAGTAAcccattttaaatgattttatgtCTGCGGgattaatgtttatttaatgcttGTGATCTTCAAAGCGACCTTTGTTTGCTTTGGGTAAGAAGGATGACTTCATCTCTGTGTTATGACAATATGGTAAAGGATTATAGGCCATTACACgatttaaattcaaaactgTCCTCCAGGTATAATATTTTACATCTAAAGTTATAATTATATCATTTTAGGTAACTTAACTATAAAATCATAGCTCAGGGCTATATTTTTGATGGTATTGTTGTCATCAAATTGGCATAAACTGTAAAGACAAATGCATATCATTTCACACAgggattatttttttctttattattttaggtAATAAGCACACCACTGTAAACACTAAAaccatgttgtgttttatttcttcttggTAAGGCAGTTGGGTGATTTGAGTTATGTAAATGCATAATTTGCATTGAAGGAACATGAGTGCTggtgggaacaggaagtgctctAAGGACAGGGAACACACCTGATCTTTTGGGGCAAATAACAAGTCATAAATCCAGTAATAAAGGTAGATTAGAAACACCTACTTCTTGCGTTAACTAATAAAAATATTCACACTTATGTTGATGTATACAGTAGTATGTATGCTACAACCATCCAGCAGATGAGGTTATCTTCAGATCTGGAAGAGCCTGTTTTAGCTACCTGGATTTTCTCCGTGATAACACAGCCACCACCTATCCGGGTCACATGAGCCAGTATTTACACAGCCTGTTTATGAACGTTGGTAGTTCAGCAGCAAAACAATTTTTTCACCATGGAACCATTACCTCATCTTCATGGCTGATGAAGCTCTAGgaactccctctctctctcttatatGCTGATAtgaatcatttgaataaaaccgGTTTCTCTTCTCAGAAAACAAGATGGTGGAGCAAACTAGACAGCCGAGGCGCGTGGTGTCCCTGCAGGCTGGACCTGGGGAAGGGGACACTGATGTCCTCTTAGATGTGAACCTCAGGTATTAGACTGACCCATCCCCACATtagggagaaaaacaacaacatacagcTCAGACAGGCTGGGCTTGTGGGATACATTgtaccataaaataaacaaatactgcaaaaagaaacagtgaTTTACAGtcaacaataacatttatttaagtactTATTTAAGTATTGTATGTATTCCCACTTTCTGCTACTTTTTACGTATACTTCACTCTAATAAAGAGCCAAATATTGTACTCACTACATGGATTTGATAAATCTAGCTATTTTTTAGattatacaataaataataggaataatatataatcaactatatattattataaaatcagatatactttattgatcccttggTGAGGTTCACAAGCTCAGGATtatatcaatttaaaaaaagctttcccTTTGGACGCAGCAACAGTAAAGTGATggtgttttgttattattgggAAAAAGTCCCCTGCAATGAAGCACTGGATGCTactactttttttcaaaatgtgcagAACAGCAACATTGTGAAAATAACTGAATAAGGGTGAGCTGTTTTTACTTTCCAGGATAAATGACAGGGCTGCGCGGGCCTTTGGGAGCCAGTTGGCTGCGATTGGAGACCAGCTGGACCAGGAGTGGGCCAGCAGAGGGAACCCCTTGCTCCCAACTCCTCTCCACATGCTGAGACCTGTGCAGGCACTGACCAGGACCATATACCGGTATAAAATCTGATGAAAAAACAATCTACCTCAACTCAATAGTTATGTGAATAGCTGATATGACGTTGGCGTTTTTCTCTTAAAGGGATATCCACAGGCAGTTGTGGGGCTTCCAGGGCCTGTCTGCAGGGGTGAAGGCCTGGATAGAGAGCACTGCGCCTGGGCAGGGAATCCTCAGAGCGGACGGCTGGGCAGCCTGGGTAAACGTTTTTCTGTCGTATTCTATCTGTGCCTCAAGTGACCATTACTACTTGCAACAATCAGGGTTTAAACAGCTTTATAAGACTAAAATTCAAGCAATATTAATGgtatacaaatatacacatatataaacTAATAAGACTTTGAAATAACCCTGTACAAAACTTAATTTATATGCacattttttcttcacattcaaAATGTCTCATCGCAATGCTTTCAAACTTGTTGcttgattatcaaaataataacataattaaaTGTCCTTTCTTTTCAGATGTCCAATTTAAAACCAGTAGCCTGCGCTGGCTGGACCAGACGAGCACTGGGGACGGTGGCGCTGGTGGCTGGAGTCACTATCATAACTGCACTGTGGAAGGAATAGAGAGCCTAAAAAGGGCCATCAGCAGGTCTTTTGGGCCATCAGCAGGTCTTTTGGGCCATCAGCAGGTCTTTTGGGCCGTTATATCTTTGACAAAAAAAGTTTGCAAATGAATCACTATTATTACTTACTgatttgtttctgctgtttactttgaattctctttttttactattttgattatgttttgcatttgaaatgataTGACCAgaaacagagtaaaaaaaaagttcaattaGTTAGGACTGTGAAAATTGTTTAAATTGGTTTTACAGTGTTGCCCAAAGGGATGGCCAGCGTATTGTAGCAGTGACATGTTGTTTCACAGTTGtattaatgtaaacaaaatattttactCATGACTGGACTGTTGCTGgcctgcagttttttttatccagATTAGTTTCTTACGGGTTTAAGAGGCCACgttttttacaaatgatatgTAGCCTGGCTTAATATAAAATTAAGGGAGCTGGACTTTCCGTGTCAGATTTGAACATGCTTTTTCATGTGATGCAAATAAACTTCTAAATTATGACAATTTGAAGTctcattaataaaaaatatttaattacataatGACAATTCACTTACAAGACCATACAAAGCAACCACAGGAGCTTAAAGGTCTTTCTGTTGGTGTCCTCACTGAAATGAGCACCCATTTTTTTTACCTCCACATCTCTTCATATTTAGTCATCGCCATGAGTGGTGACGTCTACATGTTCATACGTTTTGAAGGCCTTCATGTTACACCTCTGTAGTGTAGCACCGAGCTGATTTCCCGGACCGACCTCGTAGGTGTAAGGGAACTTTTTTCCGTGCGTCCTCTCAAAGATCTCGTGCAGTGTTTGCTCCCACTTAACCGGCGACACCAGCTGCTTCACCAGCTGCCGACGCACGTGTTTCTCGTTCATGTAGCGCTTTCCATCCACGTTGGAGTACACGTTGATGTCGGGACGACGGATCTGAATGGGAGAGAAATCTAGCTGTTACATGAAAAGGTGTGCTGCTAAATTAAGAGTGGTGGGCGAACAAATTGGCTAATTATGAGGTtagaaattattattattattaacataagCAATAACATGGAAGTCATCATATTATCATTACAACAAGAAGCTGTATCTTAAAAAACATAGTGACTGACCTCCACCTGTCTGAGAACCTCTCTGAGCGGTTCAGTTGCCGACTCCATCAGCTCCGTGTGGAAGGCCCCGCTGACCGGGAGAGGTTTGGTCCTCATGAACTGGAGACGTCGAGAGTTTTGCTGCAGGAAATCCAGAGCCTGAGGAGAAAAATACAGTTATGATATAATAGGTTCGAAGACTGTAAATTGTAAGATCATCTAACCACACTTTTACACAAATTAACAAACCTGTACTTTAGATAAAACAACAACGATTTGTGGTAAAAGTTTGTCTCATATTTTCTGTTCATATCTATATTTTAGATGGCTGCCATAATGCTCCATACCTTCTGGTGCCCTGCGAAGACCCTGCCATCAGGAAACAGGTAGCTGGCCAAAGTACAGACCGGCTCTTCGATCCCGAGACTCACGCAGTGCTCTTTAGCCTGTAGACAGGCATGCTTATACTGAGCCTGTGGTCTACCGACGACTGACAGCATCCCACTGGGAACCAACTCTGACGCTCTCTGCATGGCCTCTGCACGAACCTTCACCGCATACAGAGCTATATGACACAGAAaggtaatacaaaatatatttatttaaatgagcaaCATATTTGTCCTGTGCAAGTTTGGAAACACATTTACCTTCTGCAAAGTTCATGGCTCCAGAGAAAACCAGAGCAGCAAATTCTCCAACGCTGAAACCTGCGGCAGCAACACACGTCTCAATGGCCTGTGGACAAAAGGGtcataaattaattaaaaaaactaaataacataCATGTATTGTTATAATTAATACTACTCAAAAGCATATTGAGACACCATTAGCTCCACCGCTTGTCTACTTTTCAGGGGGAAATGTTGTACCACTAGCAGTTGTggaaaataactaagtatatttactcaagtatggtggaacttaagtacaatttttatatacttttactttacttgattAACTATATTTTATGATACTGTATACCGTAACTCAACTTTATTGTGCACACTATAAGATATTAGAACATTTAAAGGAATACACATTCAATCAGTATCCTAAGAAATAACCACTGTTACCAGACTCAACATCGAAGTGATAAACACTTAATtgcaataataattataatcctGTTATACATATGTTTCTAaaatgggccattctgcataaaTAGCACGTTGACTTTTGGGACATTATCTTACACTGTAGTATGTCTGCTTATACTGATGCCAATGGATTTGAAGTTATTTGACTAATCGCACAGCCACCTTGGGGTTCTCATGGTTGAGCCTCTCCACCGCAGCCAGTGACGTGACGAACACGGCGGGTTGACAGTGCACCgtcttctgcagctcctcctcggGGCCCTGCAGGCACAGAGACAGCAGGTCGTACCCTAGGATCTTCTGGGCCACCGTGAACATTTCCTTAACGTTAGGGTACTGCAGGAGTCCTCTACCCATGCCCACAAACTGGCTGCCCTGGCCGGGGAAGAGGAGCACGGAACAGTCGGAGGGGTCCTTCCTGGGTCTCCGCGGCTCCACCGGCTCGCTGTCCGGGAGAGGAGCTAGGATAGGAGCGGGGGTTTCAGGCTGGTTGGTGCAGAGTCTCCTGCTCACAGACACCAGACTGACCTTCCCTCTGGAGGCTGCTGACAGCCGGACACCCGCTGAGGCCAACATGTCGTCACCTAATTATGTCCTTACAGGTTAAGAAAGACCCATACTCTGCTTTGAAAAGTGTAAGttatttaagaataaataagGTTTATTCCAAACAGTCAGCATGAGACAGTCCTGGGGGTCGCCATGTTAATTGACGTCATAAGGTTGATTtagttcttcttcttccggtTCACTTTTCTGTTCTTTCCTCCTACAGCGACACATTCAGGTCATAATATGTAAACACTTTAGAGACGATAAACATTACCACTAACTGTctatcagtggtggaagaaatacttCTAAAATGTACAAGatgttttaattaagtaaaagaaTCTAGAAtctagaaataaaaataatcgTTAATATACTGAGTTGCTTGGTTActtttatgattattgatgtgtttttttgggtAAAAATGGCAGTATTGTTTTTCTAAAACGTCgtgaagtaaaagtatgaaGAAGCATAAACTGAGAATACTCAGGTAAagcacaagtacctcaaaattgtacttaagagtaccgtacttgagtaaatgtaatttgtagTATCCACCACTGCTTCTATTATCTCTccctaaataaatatgtttgagaCTGAATATATTGAGACACACAACCAACAAAGTACACCCCCTCAATCTTgtgcaaattaaaatgaatctgTAATCAAAACAACTTATATTACTTAAAGATGTATTACTTGCATACATAACTTCCTGAGTTCAGTAATAAAGTGACAACAGAAAAGTGACAGACTGCTACAGATATCTTAGAGAGATTGtagaaaatgaaagagataACATCAAAACTTTATTGTACAAAACCCTATTTCTCAGGtgatcaaaaatattttcattaaatcCTGCATCCTCACATGGTGTGTCATTATTGTTCTCCATTTTagtatgtgttttaaaaatataaatataatacaatgctcatgcagatttttttcttgtattaTAAATAGCCTTTTCTCCTTCCAGTTTCCACTCTCAGTCTTAAGCAGGTGTTTCATCTGACAGGTTGGTGGcctccagctgctccaccaGCATCTCACTGCCTTCTGGC from Eleginops maclovinus isolate JMC-PN-2008 ecotype Puerto Natales chromosome 17, JC_Emac_rtc_rv5, whole genome shotgun sequence harbors:
- the bik gene encoding bcl-2-interacting killer → MVEQTRQPRRVVSLQAGPGEGDTDVLLDVNLRINDRAARAFGSQLAAIGDQLDQEWASRGNPLLPTPLHMLRPVQALTRTIYRDIHRQLWGFQGLSAGVKAWIESTAPGQGILRADGWAAWMSNLKPVACAGWTRRALGTVALVAGVTIITALWKE
- the mcat gene encoding malonyl-CoA-acyl carrier protein transacylase, mitochondrial, with protein sequence MLASAGVRLSAASRGKVSLVSVSRRLCTNQPETPAPILAPLPDSEPVEPRRPRKDPSDCSVLLFPGQGSQFVGMGRGLLQYPNVKEMFTVAQKILGYDLLSLCLQGPEEELQKTVHCQPAVFVTSLAAVERLNHENPKAIETCVAAAGFSVGEFAALVFSGAMNFAEALYAVKVRAEAMQRASELVPSGMLSVVGRPQAQYKHACLQAKEHCVSLGIEEPVCTLASYLFPDGRVFAGHQKALDFLQQNSRRLQFMRTKPLPVSGAFHTELMESATEPLREVLRQVEIRRPDINVYSNVDGKRYMNEKHVRRQLVKQLVSPVKWEQTLHEIFERTHGKKFPYTYEVGPGNQLGATLQRCNMKAFKTYEHVDVTTHGDD